One window of the Cryptomeria japonica chromosome 7, Sugi_1.0, whole genome shotgun sequence genome contains the following:
- the LOC131065751 gene encoding pentatricopeptide repeat-containing protein At1g62350 gives MASVPVKNLVPGCRERGLGLCYLERHQRQEAGCRILCSLRDKGKSRRPLSRERRILTTEAIQAIQALKRAHKRISPHHNEQQLVDHVCITKFSRLLKTDLLAVLAELQRQNEFELAIQVFDLVRKELWYKPDLYLYADMVLMLGKNKLIHQVELLFSQMKEEGLEPNTRVCTELLCAYTEAGMTEKAIEIYEMMKQHSGCKPNELTFTILVSSLEKVGEKDVANLIRRDAVEHLNHPKKFLESLIDKQITH, from the exons ATGGCTTCAGTTCCGGTCAAAAATTTGGTTCCTGGTTGCAGAGAAAGAGGTTTAGGTTTATGTTATCTGGAACGCCATCAGCGTCAAGAAGCAGGGTGCAGGATTTTATGTAGTTTGAGGGACAAGGGAAAGTCCAGGAGGCCTTTAAGCAGAGAGAGAAGGATTTTGACCACCGAGGCAATTCAAGCCATTCAGGCTCTCAAGAGGGCTCATAAACGCATTTCCCCTCACCACAATGAACAACAACTAGTAGATCATGTCTGCATTACAAAATTCTCTCGGCTTCTCAAGACCGATCTTCTGGCTGTACTTGCAGAGCTTCAGAGGCAAAATGAATTTGAATTGGCTATTCAG GTATTTGATCTTGTGCGCAAGGAATTATGGTATAAGCCAGACCTGTATCTGTATGCTGACATGGTACTGATGTTGGGAAAGAACAAACTAATTCATCAGGTCGAATTGCTGTTCTCACAAATGAAAGAGGAGGGTTTAGAGCCCAATACCAGAGTTTGCACCGAGTTATTGTGTGCTTATACAGAAGCTGGCATGACTGAAAAAGCTATAGAGATTTATGAAATGATGAAGCAGCACTCAGGATGTAAGCCAAACGAATTAACATTCACAATTTTGGTTAGCAGTTTAGAAAAAGTTGGAGAGAAAGATGTTGCAAACCTTATTAGAAGGGATGCTGTTGAACACCTGAATCATCCCAAGAAATTTCTGGAAAGTTTAATAGATAAACAAATCACCCATTAA